A window of Patescibacteria group bacterium contains these coding sequences:
- the ricT gene encoding regulatory iron-sulfur-containing complex subunit RicT: MKIIAGIKFNVLDKIYNFDQNNIILNKGDKVIVETEQGTEIGTVVFANKNVDETKLEFALKPILRKATTTDTEKLDNYKIKQEEALKVCKELVGKHNLDMKIVAANYTFDGSKIIFYFTAESRVDFRELVKDLTKKFQKSIRLQQVGSRDVAAKCGGCGMCGKELCCTKFLKDFASITTDMAREQQMVQRGSDRISGCCGRLLCCLAYETELYQDLAKDFPTVGKRVRTKQGVGTVIGRNLLTRNLDILLDDKTRISVKLPER; this comes from the coding sequence ATGAAAATAATTGCAGGTATCAAATTTAATGTTTTAGACAAGATCTATAATTTTGACCAAAATAATATTATACTAAATAAGGGTGATAAGGTCATTGTTGAGACAGAACAAGGTACAGAAATTGGCACCGTTGTTTTTGCTAACAAAAATGTTGATGAAACAAAGCTTGAATTTGCTTTAAAGCCAATTTTAAGAAAAGCAACAACAACTGATACTGAAAAGCTTGATAATTATAAGATTAAGCAGGAAGAAGCTTTAAAAGTATGCAAAGAATTAGTTGGCAAACACAATTTAGATATGAAAATAGTTGCTGCTAATTATACTTTTGATGGTTCAAAAATAATTTTTTATTTTACTGCTGAAAGCAGAGTTGACTTCAGAGAATTAGTAAAAGACTTAACAAAAAAATTTCAAAAATCAATTCGCTTGCAACAAGTAGGATCCAGAGATGTTGCTGCAAAATGCGGCGGATGCGGAATGTGCGGTAAGGAATTATGTTGCACAAAATTCTTAAAAGATTTTGCTAGCATCACAACAGATATGGCACGAGAACAACAAATGGTTCAGCGAGGATCAGATAGAATTTCAGGTTGTTGCGGAAGATTATTATGTTGTTTAGCATACGAAACAGAATTATATCAAGATTTAGCTAAAGATTTTCCAACAGTTGGCAAAAGAGTTAGAACAAAACAAGGAGTTGGAACAGTTATTGGCAGAAATCTATTAACCAGAAATTTGGATATATTGCTTGATGATAAGACAAGAATATCAGTTAAGCTCCCGGAGAGATAA
- the pyrH gene encoding UMP kinase has product MYNRIMLKLSGELMMGNKDFGIDQKTVSKYASQIVELVKMGKQVIVEIGAGNIYRGREEKEMKRTIADNLGMLGSVMNAINLREAIDKFGHQEARALSQIYMPFIIQYYTPGKAIHYMDEKKIVIMGGGTGNQFFSTDTGAVLHGLQTGCDVVLKATNVDGVYNSDPNENKDAKKYDTLSYDEVLSKKLAVMDQTAFALARDNGLTIVVFNVTKEGNLKKAAMGEKIGTIVK; this is encoded by the coding sequence ATGTACAACAGAATAATGCTCAAATTATCTGGTGAATTAATGATGGGCAACAAGGATTTTGGTATTGATCAAAAAACAGTTAGTAAATATGCTTCTCAAATTGTTGAATTAGTAAAAATGGGCAAACAAGTGATTGTTGAAATTGGAGCTGGAAATATTTATCGAGGTAGAGAAGAAAAAGAAATGAAAAGAACAATTGCTGATAATTTAGGAATGTTAGGTAGTGTCATGAATGCAATAAATTTGCGAGAAGCTATTGATAAATTTGGCCATCAAGAAGCAAGAGCTTTGTCACAAATTTACATGCCATTTATTATTCAATATTACACTCCAGGAAAAGCAATTCATTATATGGATGAAAAAAAGATTGTTATTATGGGCGGAGGAACAGGAAATCAATTTTTTTCAACTGACACTGGAGCAGTACTTCATGGATTGCAAACAGGATGCGATGTTGTTTTAAAAGCAACAAATGTTGATGGTGTTTATAATTCTGATCCAAATGAAAATAAAGATGCAAAAAAATACGATACTCTTTCTTATGATGAAGTTTTGTCTAAAAAATTAGCAGTCATGGATCAAACAGCTTTTGCACTCGCTCGTGATAATGGATTGACAATCGTTGTTTTTAATGTTACAAAAGAAGGTAACTTGAAGAAAGCAGCAATGGGTGAGAAAATAGGAACGATTGTGAAGTAA
- the tsf gene encoding elongation factor Ts (EF-Ts; functions during elongation stage of protein translation; forms a dimer; associates with EF-Tu-GDP complex and promotes exchange of GDP to GTP resulting in regeneration of the active form of EF-Tu), translating to MTQIKMEDVKKLREMCGAGFMDCKKALDEANGNYNEAVKLLKKRGQEIMAKKAGREATEGIIDCYVHANKKIGSMVEILCETDFVARNSDFQAMAHDIAIQVAASNPICVSPNDVPAEKLAELKKEWQEEINKMGKPKEIADKIMEGKIKKYCEENALTTQALVKDPEKTVQELLTETTAKLGEKLVIKRFERFEI from the coding sequence ATGACACAAATAAAAATGGAAGACGTCAAAAAATTACGCGAAATGTGTGGAGCTGGTTTTATGGACTGCAAAAAAGCTCTAGATGAAGCAAACGGAAATTATAATGAAGCAGTAAAATTATTAAAGAAAAGAGGACAAGAGATCATGGCCAAAAAAGCTGGACGTGAAGCAACAGAAGGAATTATTGATTGCTATGTTCATGCTAATAAAAAAATTGGTTCAATGGTTGAAATCTTATGCGAAACAGATTTTGTCGCTAGAAATTCTGATTTTCAAGCTATGGCTCATGATATTGCAATTCAAGTTGCAGCTTCTAATCCAATTTGTGTTTCACCAAATGATGTTCCAGCAGAAAAGTTAGCTGAATTAAAAAAAGAATGGCAAGAAGAAATCAACAAAATGGGCAAGCCAAAAGAAATTGCAGATAAAATTATGGAAGGCAAAATTAAAAAATATTGTGAAGAAAACGCTTTAACAACTCAAGCCTTAGTTAAAGATCCAGAAAAAACTGTTCAAGAATTGTTGACTGAAACAACTGCAAAGTTGGGAGAAAAACTCGTGATAAAACGATTTGAACGTTTTGAAATATAA